Proteins from a genomic interval of Chanos chanos chromosome 3, fChaCha1.1, whole genome shotgun sequence:
- the tspan31 gene encoding tetraspanin-31 isoform X3, with product MVCGGFTCSKNALCSLNVVYMEKLLDSTWGMMSNKTIEALELKLNCCGLFNNTQSRSIYERDYALCQAVSEDKTSKCQTCGERMLQHSSEVLKILGGVGLFFSFTEILGVWLAMRYRNQKDPRANPSAFL from the exons ATGGTCTGTGGAGGATTTACCTGCTCGAAGAATGCACTCTGTTCTCTCAACGTTGTTTACATG GAGAAGCTGTTGGACTCCACATGGGGAATGATGAGCAATAAAACCATCGAAGCTCTTGAGCTGAAATTGAACTGCTGTGGACTGTTTAACAACACCCAGAGTCGGTCCATCTACGAACGCGATTACGCACTGTGTCAGGCCGTaagtgaa GACAAAACCAGCAAGTGCCAGACGTGCGGGGAGAGGATGCTGCAACACTCCTCAGAGGTGCTGAAAATTTTGGGAGGCGTAGGGCTTTTCTTCAGCTTCACAGAG ATTTTGGGAGTTTGGCTTGCCATGCGTTACAGGAACCAGAAGGACCCCAGAGCTAACCCCAGTGCTTTTTTATAG
- the tspan31 gene encoding tetraspanin-31 isoform X1, with protein MVCGGFTCSKNALCSLNVVYMLVGLLLIGVAAWGKGFGIVFSIHIIGGVIAVGFFLLLIAIVGLIGAVHHHQVMLFFYMVILFIVFLFQFGVSCSCLAMNQDQQEKLLDSTWGMMSNKTIEALELKLNCCGLFNNTQSRSIYERDYALCQAPCKTPQDKTSKCQTCGERMLQHSSEVLKILGGVGLFFSFTEILGVWLAMRYRNQKDPRANPSAFL; from the exons ATGGTCTGTGGAGGATTTACCTGCTCGAAGAATGCACTCTGTTCTCTCAACGTTGTTTACATG CTGGTGGGACTGCTGCTTATTGGTGTAGCAGCATGGGGTAAGGGCTTTGGCATCGTCTTCAGCATCCACATCATTGGTGGAGTTATCGCCGTGGGTTTTTTCCTCCTACTTATCGCCATTGTCGGTCTCATCGGTGCAGTCCACCATCATCAAGTCATGCTCTTCTTT TACATGGTCATTTTGTTCATAGTGTTTCTCTTCCAGTTTGGTGTGTCCTGCTCTTGTTTGGCCATGAATCAGGACCAGCAG GAGAAGCTGTTGGACTCCACATGGGGAATGATGAGCAATAAAACCATCGAAGCTCTTGAGCTGAAATTGAACTGCTGTGGACTGTTTAACAACACCCAGAGTCGGTCCATCTACGAACGCGATTACGCACTGTGTCAGGCC CCGTGTAAGACGCCACAGGACAAAACCAGCAAGTGCCAGACGTGCGGGGAGAGGATGCTGCAACACTCCTCAGAGGTGCTGAAAATTTTGGGAGGCGTAGGGCTTTTCTTCAGCTTCACAGAG ATTTTGGGAGTTTGGCTTGCCATGCGTTACAGGAACCAGAAGGACCCCAGAGCTAACCCCAGTGCTTTTTTATAG
- the agap2 gene encoding arf-GAP with GTPase, ANK repeat and PH domain-containing protein 2 has product MNSTIKAAHSSAIRAEVKRHESIQNTLSKLYKQLERVENLQLRTGLKVYLHSIQVSCANSQEWTLSRSIPELRLGVLGTLRSGKTALVNRYITGSYLPLESVEGGRYKKEVLVDGQSNLLLIREESGLPNPQFSNWVDAVILVFSLENEASFQEVYKNFSELSTHRNVTEIPLIVVGTQDKISSTNVRVIEDKRVQQLCTDVGKCAYYETCATYGLNVDRVFTEVTKKIVALKKQAALAASVVNSPTHSGASTPVSGSFPGQASNGGQTNEYSSSLPSTPVISHKDIRGGAGLDGGSQRNAPRRRTSLFANRRGSDSDKRVVENRGDQGTSRSNVIKQGTLWKRSGSSINKEWKKKYVTLSSNGMLSYHSSATDYMQNVHGKEMDLLRVTVKVPGKRPPRAVTASAPSPGVNGLGKDKATSEGVAPSNLLTVDEAERSGSATTSERGIKRCPSTLSNKAQSMGLLNILLSEAAFPSSPMTDRRKNRRKKSMNQKGDAVIGQAEEEENADFIIISSTGQSWHFEAQSLEERDAWVLAIEGQILACLQCCESRNKAQKSNPNAAVALQAIRNTKGNDLCVDCGASNPTWASLNLGALICIECSGIHRNLGTHLSRVRSLGLDDWPSELTKVLNAIGNHMANSIWESCTQGREKPTPEATREQRECWIRAKYEQRAFVAPLSGRGEKSGEEMSSQLLKAVTERDLPRLLLLLAHSTKEQINAPLPQLLPLPQPHSALHAACQLGDVVMTQLLVWYGSDVKAKDQQGQTALTLARQAGSKECIDILLHNGCPNDLPPTIQTPSLSRKSSITSLGRVNSSRRRVS; this is encoded by the exons ATGAACAGCACCATCAAGGCAGCACATTCCAGTGCAATTCGAGCTGAGGTAAAGCGACATGAAAGCATTCAGAATACTCTCAGCAAACTTTACAAACAGCTGGAGAGAGTTGAGAACTTGCAGCTCCGGACAGGTCTGAAAGTCTATCTTCACAGTATTCAGG TATCATGTGCTAACAGTCAGGAATGGACTTTGAGTCGCTCTATTCCAGAACTACGTCTG GGAGTTCTAGGTACCCTTCGTAGTGGGAAGACAGCACTGGTGAACAGATATATCACTGGAAGTTACCTACCACTGGAATCAGTAGAAG GTGGGAGATACAAGAAGGAGGTGTTGGTTGATGGGCAGAGTAACTTGTTACTGATTCGAGAGGAATCTGGGCTTCCAAACCCACAG TTCAGTAATTGGGTGGATGCTGTTATACTGGTATTCAGTTTGGAGAACGAGGCCAGTTTCCAGGAGGTGTACAAGAACTTCAGCGAGCTGAGCACACATCGAAACGTCACAGAGATTCCACTTATAGTCGTGGGGACACAAG ACAAGATCAGCAGCACTAACGTCCGTGTGATTGAGGACAAGAGAGTACAGCAGCTGTGCACTGATGTGGGGAAATGTGCTTACTATGAAACCTGTGCTACCTATGGACTTAATGTGGACAGAGTGTTCACTGAGG TGACCAAGAAGATAGTAGCACTTAAGAAGCAAGCTGCTCTAGCCGCATCTGTCGTCAATTCTCCAACACACTCAGGGGCTTCCACACCAGTGTCAGGATCTTTTCCTGGGCAG GCCAGTAATGGAGGGCAAACTAATGAATATTCCTCTTCCTTGCCGTCTACCCCTGTGATAAGCCACAAAGACATTCGCGGAGGAGCAGGGTTAGATGGGGGCTCTCAAAGAAACGCCCCTCGCCGAAGGACCTCCCTGTTTGCG AACCGCAGAGGAAGTGATTCAGATAAAAGGGTGGTGGAAAACAGAGGAGACCAAGGCACCAGCAGGTCAAATGTTATTAAACAA GGCACGCTTTGGAAACGTAGTGGGAGCTCAATCAACAAAGAATGGAAGAAGAAATATGTCACTCTGTCCAGTAATGGCATGCTGTCCTACCACTCCAGTGCCACG GACTATATGCAGAATGTTCATGGTAAAGAGATGGACTTGTTACGCGTGACAGTGAAGGTGCCAGGGAAACGCCCACCTCGGGCAGTCACTGCCAGTGCCCCAAGTCCGGGTGTCAATGGGCTTGGAAAGGATAAAGCGACATCAGAGGGAGTTGCACCAT CAAATCTCTTAACTGTTGACGAAGCAGAGAGGAGTGGCTCTGCAACCACCAGTGAACGAGGGATTAAACGCTGTCCATCAACTTTATCCAATAAGGCACAGAGCATGGGTCTGTTAAATATCTTACT CAGCGAGGCAGCTTTCCCATCCTCTCCAATGACTGACAGGAGGAAGAACAGACGAAAAAAGAGCATGAACCAAAAAGGCGATGCAGTAATTGGGCAGGCTGAGG AGGAAGAGAATGCAGACTTCATTATCATATCAAGCACAGGGCAAAGCTGGCATTTTGAAGCCCAGAGTCTTGAGGAGAGGGATGCCTGGGTTTTGGCAATTGAGGGTCAGATCCTTGCCTGTCTGCAGTGTTGTGAGAGCAGGAATAAG GCTCAGAAGAGCAACCCAAATGCAGCAGTGGCACTGCAGGCCATCCGCAACACAAAAGGAAATGACCTTTGTGTGGACTGTGGGGCATCAA ACCCAACATGGGCAAGTTTAAATCTAGGGGCACTGATCTGCATTGAGTGCTCAGGGATCCACCGAAACCTGGGGACTCATTTGTCTCGTGTCCGGTCCCTGGGCCTGGATGACTGGCCCAGTGAACTGACTAAGGTGCTAAATGCCATTGGGAATCACATGGCAAACAGCATCTGGGAAAGCTGCACACAAGGAAGAGAAAAGCCCACACCTGAAGCCACAAG AGAACAAAGGGAGTGTTGGATCCGTGCCAAATACGAACAGCGGGCATTTGTGGCACCACTGTCTGGTCGGGGAGAGAAGTCAGGAGAAGAAATGTCTTCCCAACTCCTAAAAGCCGTGACTGAGAGAGACCTCCCCAGGCTGCTTCTGCTGCTGGCTCACAGCACGAAGGAACAAATCAACGCCCCACTTCCTCAATTGCTGCCACTACCACAGCCACACAGTGCTCTGCATGCAGCCTGCCAGCTGGGTGATGTGGTTATGACTCAGCTCTTGGTCTGG TACGGCAGTGACGTAAAAGCGAAGGATCAGCAGGGCCAGACTGCCCTCACGCTGGCAAGACAAGCTGGGAGCAAAGAGTGTATTGACATCCTTTTGCATAATGGATGCCCCAATGACCTTCCTCCCACCATCCAGACACCAAGTCTATCCCGAAAGAGCAGTATCACTAGTCTGGGGAGGGTGAACTCCTCCAGGAGAAGGGTTTCTTAA
- the tspan31 gene encoding tetraspanin-31 isoform X2 — translation MVCGGFTCSKNALCSLNVVYMLVGLLLIGVAAWGKGFGIVFSIHIIGGVIAVGFFLLLIAIVGLIGAVHHHQVMLFFYMVILFIVFLFQFGVSCSCLAMNQDQQEKLLDSTWGMMSNKTIEALELKLNCCGLFNNTQSRSIYERDYALCQAVSEDKTSKCQTCGERMLQHSSEVLKILGGVGLFFSFTEILGVWLAMRYRNQKDPRANPSAFL, via the exons ATGGTCTGTGGAGGATTTACCTGCTCGAAGAATGCACTCTGTTCTCTCAACGTTGTTTACATG CTGGTGGGACTGCTGCTTATTGGTGTAGCAGCATGGGGTAAGGGCTTTGGCATCGTCTTCAGCATCCACATCATTGGTGGAGTTATCGCCGTGGGTTTTTTCCTCCTACTTATCGCCATTGTCGGTCTCATCGGTGCAGTCCACCATCATCAAGTCATGCTCTTCTTT TACATGGTCATTTTGTTCATAGTGTTTCTCTTCCAGTTTGGTGTGTCCTGCTCTTGTTTGGCCATGAATCAGGACCAGCAG GAGAAGCTGTTGGACTCCACATGGGGAATGATGAGCAATAAAACCATCGAAGCTCTTGAGCTGAAATTGAACTGCTGTGGACTGTTTAACAACACCCAGAGTCGGTCCATCTACGAACGCGATTACGCACTGTGTCAGGCCGTaagtgaa GACAAAACCAGCAAGTGCCAGACGTGCGGGGAGAGGATGCTGCAACACTCCTCAGAGGTGCTGAAAATTTTGGGAGGCGTAGGGCTTTTCTTCAGCTTCACAGAG ATTTTGGGAGTTTGGCTTGCCATGCGTTACAGGAACCAGAAGGACCCCAGAGCTAACCCCAGTGCTTTTTTATAG
- the ackr5 gene encoding G-protein coupled receptor 182 produces MTADLYNITYDFNNTPWFVYECTINLDKDYKRIALFLLYLVLFMVGLLENSLVVWVNWRRRHSANGVLFCIINISLSDLMVVFTMPFFMLEVTMDKVWLWGRFLCKVTHLIYVINFYSSSFFLAFMTLERYLSVAQPSAPSCFPLERRRWFLCSGLWVFSLLLALVENVHVDLLEWSEPGCYMVPEHSHTEWFVSVSVLCLIFQFLGPASVIITCNVLIARAIGSSPDVENRRDRWLVHLYSFVFLACWFPYHLVMFLLMVDDLDPHLFSCNMVEVLYFSFSVVQCLSLFHCIANPILYNFLSKSFRNNFINAVVNCLPLPSAREPANTADGSGTTPGKERKLSDASTSQSDIGS; encoded by the coding sequence ATGACTGCTGATCTCTACAACATCACGTATGATTTCAATAACACACCTTGGTTTGTCTATGAATGCACCATAAATTTGGACAAGGACTACAAGCGCATTGCCCTGTTTCTGCTTTACTTGGTGCTGTTCATGGTGGGGCTTTTGGAGAACAGCCTGGTAGTGTGGGTTAATTGGAGAAGAAGGCACTCAGCTAATGGTGTCCTTTTCTGTATCATCAACATTAGCCTGTCTGACTTAATGGTGGTGTTCACCATGCCATTCTTCATGCTGGAGGTGACCATGGACAAGGTGTGGCTGTGGGGTCGCTTTCTCTGCAAAGTCACGCACCTCATCTATGTCATCAATTTCTACAGCAGCTCGTTCTTCTTGGCCTTCATGACACTGGAGCGCTATCTGTCGGTGGCGCAACCTTCTGCACCGTCCTGCTTCCCTCTGGAACGTCGTCGCTGGTTCCTGTGTTCTGGCCTGTGGGTCTTCTCCCTGCTGTTGGCTCTAGTGGAGAACGTGCACGTGGATCTTCTGGAGTGGAGCGAACCAGGCTGTTACATGGTGCCCGAGCACAGCCATACCGAGTGGTTTGTCTCAGTCTCCGTCCTCTGCCTGATCTTCCAGTTCCTTGGGCCGGCATCAGTGATCATCACCTGCAATGTCCTGATCGCCCGGGCAATTGGCTCTTCACCTGATGTTGAAAATCGACGAGACAGGTGGCTGGTGCACTTGTACTCCTTTGTGTTTTTAGCTTGCTGGTTTCCCTATCACCTGGTAATGTTTCTACTAATGGTGGATGACTTGGACCCCCACCTTTTCTCCTGTAATATGGTGGAGGTGCTCTACTTCTCCTTCAGTGTGGTGCAATGCCTGtcccttttccactgcattGCCAATCCCATACTCTACAACTTCCTCAGCAAGAGTTTCCGCAACAACTTCATCAACGCTGTGGTAAACTGTCTGCCTTTGCCATCTGCCAGGGAGCCGGCCAACACAGCTGATGGCAGTGGGACGACGCCAGGAAAAGAGCGCAAGCTTAGTGATGCCAGCACCAGCCAATCTGACATAGGGTCgtag
- the zbtb39 gene encoding zinc finger and BTB domain-containing protein 39, with protein sequence MRIRLQGSGHAARLLSELNRCRLSRLLCDVILRVGGRTFPAHRAVLACAGTHFHTLFSRCSPGQTGAPATFSLDFVSPANFEKVLTFIYTGEIFTDLIDVRVLYELAERLGVRELVRACHATFPDLQNSGSGDCMADGDMDSDMVSATAMPPSVCSSSAASCSSLSSSAVPTPIAPSPLSQGRGVRQNRANAPPLSLSQSPKAEDLQSHLGYGQIADRKQLHCEQSPSDSHHSQAVEILPGLTLQLKTEQDDGLEESIDRGSSTEGQQVLSTGSKSGPDSQCVSEPCSIPDSSAQLGGENCVPSSSVDPLDSLQLGAVEGGVGGVEEAVLFEEEDENDVERRRSQEDQTEGGEQWRGLVEDIIELSDDEENYMEEEEDDEVLMCVENGGNGVGSNPGQTVGTSSALCKACGMALPADTNAIRAHAETHLSETGMCRVCGASFPDHSARVTHALSHVGILLFSCDMCHLQFCSQAKLIRHRRQAAARYNFPQPDQLNSAVQGPGGELQCSVCSKHIPKDFKAVRDHVQSHVCVQSLRCGVCQVPQPSLCALLWHVLSHLSLPIYSCPQCACSFLEQALLDRHLALHAEEAGAAKELVGGQEVGGEGLEDLRCFLCPQTFRSTSAFHVHLGMHTAETQGMQGGSLKRKAEQAQEYSSTSSSPLEATGLGKLSNLGFGLGMGFNLPEKLIQGAISLPPGLLPNGYSGNAAAGAGLKQKWYRCRFCGKRFAHSGEFTYHLRIHTGEKPYQCKVCLRFFRGRSTMICHLKTHAGALMYRCTVCGLYFSTLKLVSSHMELHKDQLPPDFNIEQTFMYNDHSKEPLPNLDA encoded by the exons ATGCGGATCAGGCTGCAGGGCTCTGGCCATGCTGCTCGTCTTCTCAGTGAGCTCAACCGCTGCCGTCTGTCCCGACTCCTCTGTGATGTGATCTTGCGGGTGGGCGGGCGAACTTTTCCCGCCCACCGTGCCGTGCTCGCCTGTGCTGGCACACACTTTCATACCTTGTTCTCCAGATGCTCTCCTGGTCAGACAGGTGCTCCTGCTACCTTCTCCCTGGACTTTGTGTCCCCAGCCAATTTCGAGAAAGTATTGACTTTTATCTACACGGGCGAGATCTTCACCGACTTGATTGACGTGAGGGTGCTGTATGAACTGGCAGAACGGCTGGGCGTGAGAGAGCTAGTGCGTGCCTGTCATGCCACCTTCCCTGACCTGCAGAACTCCGGCTCTGGAGACTGCATGGCGGACGGAGACATGGACTCTGATATGGTCTCAGCCACCGCCATGCCTCCATCCGTCTGCTCGTCATCGGCGGCGTCCTGTTCCTCGCTGTCGTCATCTGCTGTACCCACCCCAATCGCTCCGTCACCTCTTTCTCAGGGCAGGGGGGTGAGGCAGAACCGTGCAAATGCCCCTCCACTTTCGCTCTCTCAGTCCCCCAAAGCTGAAGACTTGCAGTCACATTTGGGCTATGGTCAGATAGCTGACAGGAAGCAGTTACATTGTGAGCAGAGCCCGTCAGACAGTCACCACTCACAGGCCGTAGAGATTCTACCAGGACTCACTCTGCAGCTGAAGACAGAGCAAGATGACGGGCTGGAGGAGAGCATTGACAGGGGGAGCAGTACAGAGGGGCAGCAGGTACTGTCAACAGGGAGTAAATCTGGACCAGACTCCCAATGTGTCTCTGAACCTTGCTCTATTCCTGACTCTTCTGCCCAGCTCGGAGGAGAAAACTGcgtcccctcctcctctgttgaTCCTCTGGACAGCCTGCAGCTTGGAGCGGTGGAGGGTGGCGTGGGAGGTGTTGAGGAGGCAGTGTTGTTTGAGGAAGAGGACGAGAATGATGTGGAAAGGAGGCGCTCCCAAGAGGACCAGACAGAAGGAGGTGAGCAGTGGAGAGGACTGGTGGAGGACATCATTGAGCTGAGCGATGATGAGGAGAATTacatggaggaagaggaggacgatgaggtgttgatgtgtgtggagaACGGAGGGAACGGGGTCGGATCGAACCCAGGACAGACGGTTGGCACATCATCAGCATTGTGTAAAGCCTGCGGAATGGCACTCCCTGCAGACACCAACGCTATCCGTGCCCACGCCGAGACACACCTCTCTGAGACGGGCATGTGCCGCGTGTGCGGCGCCTCCTTCCCCGACCACAGTGCCCGTGTTACCCATGCATTGTCACATGTTGGCATCCTGCTCTTCTCCTGTGACATGTGCCACCTCCAGTTCTGCAGCCAGGCGAAACTGATCCGCCACCGACGCCAGGCAGCAGCCAGATACAACTTTCCTCAACCGGACCAGCTTAACAGCGCTGTACAGGGACCAGGAGGAGAACTGCAGTGTTCTGTGTGCAGCAAACACATCCCAAAGGATTTCAAG GCCGTCCGAGACCACGTACAAAGTCACGTCTGTGTGCAGTCTCTTCGCTGTGGCGTATGCCAGGTGCCCCAACCctctctgtgtgctctgttgTGGCATGTCCTCTCACACCTCTCCCTCCCAATTTATTCGTGCCCACAGTGTGCCTGTAGCTTCCTAGAGCAGGCCCTGCTTGACAGACATTTGGCCCTGCATGCAGAGGAAGCAGGAGCAGCAAAAGAGTTGGTGGGTGGCCAAGAGGTCGGTGGAGAAGGTTTGGAGGACCTGCGCTGTTTCCTGTGTCCACAGACCTTCCGTTCAACTTCAGCCTTCCACGTCCATCTGGGCATGCACACAGCAGAGACTCAGGGCATGCAGGGCGGGTCGCTGAAACGCAAGGCTGAGCAGGCTCAGGAGTACTCTTCAACCTCTTCATCACCGCTGGAGGCTACGGGCTTGGGTAAACTCAGTAACCTGGGATTCGGTTTGGGCATGGGTTTCAACCTCCCAGAGAAACTGATCCAGGGCGCCATATCTTTACCTCCCGGACTCCTGCCGAACGGTTACTCGGGTAACGCAGCGGCAGGAGCTGGCCTCAAACAGAAGTGGTACCGTTGCCGGTTCTGCGGGAAACGTTTCGCTCATTCGGGGGAATTCACGTATCACTTGCGCATCCACACGGGTGAGAAGCCATACCAGTGCAAAGTGTGCCTGCGATTCTTCCGTGGCCGTTCTACCATGATCTGCCATCTGAAAACGCACGCAGGTGCTCTCATGTACCGTTGCACTGTTTGCGGCCTCTACTTCTCCACACTTAAACTGGTGTCCTCGCACATGGAGCTCCATAAAGACCAGTTGCCTCCAGACTTCAACATAGAGCAGACCTTCATGTACAATGACCATTCCAAAGAGCCCCTCCCCAACCTGGACGCCTAA